The nucleotide window TTGTTACAAGCAAAAAAAAGGAAAGGTAATAATACCTTTCCCAATCGAACCCATAAATATTGTTATTCCATCGTGATCTTTAATGATGGAGTCACTTCATTATCATACATATTTTGGTAGGCCCAGCCACCCAGAGATTGTTGAGCTAAATACTCTTTTGCCTCTGTTTTCGGTACCATGGTTCTAGCTTCTACACGCATTACATGGTATCCATAGTCCGTACGAACAGCTTTTACTTCATTCAACTCCATATTGAGAGCGGCTTCTTTAAATTCAGGGACCCATTGAAATACTGGGGCGTCTTCATAGATTCCACCTTGTTCTTTACTCCCTGGATCCTCAGACTTCTCTTGAGCCAGTGCTGCCATATCTGCTCCACCCTTGATTTGCTCAACCAGTTGTTCAGCTTCCTTCTTGACATCCTCCTCACTCCGAGAATTGAAAGCGATGAGAATATGACGTACAGATGCCTTGGTAAATAACTCAGGATAATCCGCATAGGTCTTATCAATATTGGTGGATAGTGAATCTACATGATTTTTTAATCCTTCTTGTGCAAGGGCTACGATCCGCATTTGTTCAATGATTTGATCCTTGGTAATATCTAGCTTATCCTTTAATGTTTTCATCATCTCTTCTTCAGAGATACCTAAAGCACCTGTCAGTGTTTGAATATAATTGTTATATTGTTCTTCCACATTTTTTTGTAAGTCCTTGGGCTCTTCTTTTACAGAATCAGCCAGGATCTGATTCATAACCATGGATTCTAACAACATCTTTCGGATGGATGGGTCATTGATTTGTGTTGCTAGATCAAAATAAGTGAAAGCTTGTACATGTAAATAGGACTGGAATTCACCAGCCGTATAGGTCTTATCCTTATAGGTAGCGACTACTTGATCAGGATTGTCTGACACCTTTTCCACAGTGGGTAGGAGTTCAGCGAGCGATGGAGCTTTTTGTGCTTCACCTGCTGCATTCCCTTGTTGCTCTGTTGCTGTTTTATTTTCTTCTGCTTTTTTCTCTGAATTCCCACAGCCAGCTGTTAGTGTAACTAATAATGTGCTACTTAGAAGCACCATTCCTAATTTCTTTACAATACTCATGCGGTTTTGTCCTCCTCAAAGACTTGATTTAGCCCGTCCAAAAAGCGATCCAAGATGGTTATTTTCTCTTGTTCAGACAAACCCTGTTTTTTAACAAAAACATGGATTTGTTCTCCTGAAGAAATGGCCAATCGCCTCGATTCCACCTTCATCATATGCTCCAACAAGCGTGCGCCATTCAATTGCTTCCCGCGAACAGGCTGGAGCGTTACCTTAATACGTTGCTCGTCTTCTTGAATTTGCGGGATGTGATTACAATAACAATAGACGCGGATTTTTGCAACTGTGAGTAAATTTTGGACGGCTAATGGTGGTTCACCATACCGGTCTACCATTTCATCAATTAAATCCTGTAGGGCCTCCATATTCGTAATACTTGCAATACGCTTATACATCTCGATTTTTTGACGATTATCTTCGATATAAGTGGAGGGAAGGTAGGCATCGATCTTCAGATCGATCTCAGGTTGGAAGGGTTCTTCTTCCTGTTCTCCCTTCAATTCACGAATGGCATCTTTTAGCATCTTCGTATAAAGATCAAGTCCTACCGAAGCGATGAATCCATGTTGCTCAGAACCTAATAAATTTCCTGCTCCACGAATAGCTAAATCTCGCATGGCAATTTTAAACCCCGAACCGAGCTGTGTAAACTCTTTGATCGCTTGAAGTCGTTTCTCCGCGTCTTCTCTCAATACCTTGTTCCTTTGATACATAAAGTACGCATAGGCAATACGATTGGAGCGCCCGACACGTCCACGTAGCTGATAGAGCTGAGATAGTCCTAAACGGTCTGCATCATGGATAAGCAGTGTATTCACATTAGGAATATCCACACCACTTTCGATAATGGTGGTACTCACCAGTACATCAAACTGTCCATCCAAAAAATCTAGCATAATCCGTTCTAGTTGATGTTCACCCATCTGCCCATGGGCATAGACCACCCTGGCATTGGGCACCAAAGCAGCAATCTGTTCTGTCATACGTTCTATCCCATCTACACGATTGTAGAGATAAAATACTTGCCCATTGCGGGCTAGCTCGCGTTCAATGGCTTCCCGTACCAGTGCTGGTGTGTATTCAACCACATAGGTTTGTACAGGAAAGCGATTTTCTGGAGGGGTCTCAATTACAGAAAGGTCACGTACACCTAACATGGACATATGAAGTGTACGTGGGATCGGTGTTGCTGTTAAGGTGAGCACATCTACATTGGTCTTTAGCTGCTTTATTCTTTCTTTGTGCTTCACACCAAAACGTTGCTCTTCATCCACAATGAGTAAACCAAGATCGCGGAATTGGACGTCGCTGGATAAGAGACGATGAGTACCAATCACAATATCTACGGTGCCTTCCTTCAAGCCCTTTAGGATCTCTTGCTGTTCCTTCCGAGTACGGAAGCGGCTAAGGGCTCTAATTTCTAAGGGGAAACCAGCAAAGCGTTGACGGAAGGTTTCTTCATGCTGTTGAGCCAAAATGGTAGTAGGAACCAGAACTGCTACTTGTTTTCCTTCCATCGCCGCTTTAAAAGCTGCTCGCATGGCCACCTCTGTCTTCCCATAACCTACATCCCCGCACAATAGTCGATCCATGGGCTGTGGGCTCTCCATATCTCGCTTTATCTCTTCAATGGTTCGCAATTGATCAGGAGTCTCTTCATAGGGGAATAATGATTCAAAGGCCCGTTGATCCTCACTGTCCCGTTCAAATGCATAGCCTTTTGCTGCTTCTCGCTTCGCATAGAGTTGGATGAGATCTTGAGCAATGTCTTGTACAGATGCTTTGACTTTGCTTTTTGTCCGCTTCCATTCACTTCCTCCAAGACGGTTCACCTTAGGAGGACGCTCATCGCCACCTAAATATTTCTGTACTTGATCAATTTGGTCAATGGGTACATAGAGCCGATCTTCACCCGCATAATGGATGTTTAAATAGTCCTTATGAATGCCTTCAACTTCTAAGGTTTCGATCCCAAGATATCTTCCGATCCCGTGATTGATATGAACCACATAATCTCCCGGTTGCAACTCTTGGTAACTCTTAATACGCTCTGTATTATCGATTTGGACCTGCTTCCGCTTGGGCTGTTTTTTTTGTACAAATACTTCCTCTTCTGTAACAACCACAAAGCGGTGAAAGGGTAATTCGAAGCCGCTCTGCAGCTGACCAAGAAAGATCGTAGGATGACTGGGTAATGATTCTCCTACACCATGTAAGACCAGATCCACATCCATCTGATAATCATGTAATACATGCTGTAGACGTTGCGCCCGCTCCTTGTCAGAAGCACAGAAGAGTATCGTCATTCCTTCCTTACGCCAGCGCTGCATCTCTGTCTTTAAGACATGGATTTGCCCATGAAACTGTTGCATGGAACGACTTGTATAATTGGCTACATTGGCAACATGCGATTTTGCTACCTGCTTTAAGAAGAGGGAAATGTAAAGAATCGGATGTTGATAGTGAGATTTCCATTCTTCATAGCGAATCGATAGAGTGGCTCCAGGTAGCATCTCTCCGATCTGCGTCATCCCGATCTGCCATTCGGCTTCCTCTAGCTCGAGCCGTTGTGCTGAATCTTGAACTCTCGACGGTTCATCGATAATGAGAATGGTATCTTTCCCCATATAATCTAGTAAAGTATTTTTTTCAGGATATAATAATTCGGCATATTTATAGATTCCTGAAAAATATTCTCCGCTTTTTAATAAAAAAGCCTCATGGCTTAATTTATCCTGCAATTGTTGACGTACATCATGATCACCGATGATGGAAGCGATACCTTCTATTTGACGATTCAACTCTTCTGCAGCCTTCTGCATACGTTCACCCGTAACCAATACCTCTCTTGCAGGAACGATCCAAACCGTATCTACTTCTTGAATAGAGCGTTGTGTCTCAACTGAAAAGGTACGCATTGAATCAATTTCCACATCGAATAATTCGATCCGAACTGGATTCTCCTCAAGCATGGGAAAAATATCTAAGATGCCTCCGCGAAGGCTAAATTCTCCTGGCTTTTCAACGAGATCGACTCTCTCATAGCCTTGTAATAAAAGACGAGGAAGGAGCTCAGTGAGATTCAACTCTTCATCTTTACTTATTAAAAATTGCTGATCGAGCCATAGCGAGGCTGGTGGTAAGATCCGTCGCACCCCTGCAAAGGGAGTGATCACAATGGTCGATTTTTTTTGCAGTAATCTGCTTTGAATCTGAATCCTTTGCGCCATTACCTCTGGGCTAGCAGCCACA belongs to Rubeoparvulum massiliense and includes:
- a CDS encoding peptidylprolyl isomerase; this encodes MSIVKKLGMVLLSSTLLVTLTAGCGNSEKKAEENKTATEQQGNAAGEAQKAPSLAELLPTVEKVSDNPDQVVATYKDKTYTAGEFQSYLHVQAFTYFDLATQINDPSIRKMLLESMVMNQILADSVKEEPKDLQKNVEEQYNNYIQTLTGALGISEEEMMKTLKDKLDITKDQIIEQMRIVALAQEGLKNHVDSLSTNIDKTYADYPELFTKASVRHILIAFNSRSEEDVKKEAEQLVEQIKGGADMAALAQEKSEDPGSKEQGGIYEDAPVFQWVPEFKEAALNMELNEVKAVRTDYGYHVMRVEARTMVPKTEAKEYLAQQSLGGWAYQNMYDNEVTPSLKITME
- the mfd gene encoding transcription-repair coupling factor, giving the protein MEGIYQLFHQDPQFQTISEGIRRGLREQLVAGLSGSSRHLFLAALYRQTGRSQLIVTHNMFQAQKVYDDLSSIVSPDDVFLYPVNELIVSEVVAASPEVMAQRIQIQSRLLQKKSTIVITPFAGVRRILPPASLWLDQQFLISKDEELNLTELLPRLLLQGYERVDLVEKPGEFSLRGGILDIFPMLEENPVRIELFDVEIDSMRTFSVETQRSIQEVDTVWIVPAREVLVTGERMQKAAEELNRQIEGIASIIGDHDVRQQLQDKLSHEAFLLKSGEYFSGIYKYAELLYPEKNTLLDYMGKDTILIIDEPSRVQDSAQRLELEEAEWQIGMTQIGEMLPGATLSIRYEEWKSHYQHPILYISLFLKQVAKSHVANVANYTSRSMQQFHGQIHVLKTEMQRWRKEGMTILFCASDKERAQRLQHVLHDYQMDVDLVLHGVGESLPSHPTIFLGQLQSGFELPFHRFVVVTEEEVFVQKKQPKRKQVQIDNTERIKSYQELQPGDYVVHINHGIGRYLGIETLEVEGIHKDYLNIHYAGEDRLYVPIDQIDQVQKYLGGDERPPKVNRLGGSEWKRTKSKVKASVQDIAQDLIQLYAKREAAKGYAFERDSEDQRAFESLFPYEETPDQLRTIEEIKRDMESPQPMDRLLCGDVGYGKTEVAMRAAFKAAMEGKQVAVLVPTTILAQQHEETFRQRFAGFPLEIRALSRFRTRKEQQEILKGLKEGTVDIVIGTHRLLSSDVQFRDLGLLIVDEEQRFGVKHKERIKQLKTNVDVLTLTATPIPRTLHMSMLGVRDLSVIETPPENRFPVQTYVVEYTPALVREAIERELARNGQVFYLYNRVDGIERMTEQIAALVPNARVVYAHGQMGEHQLERIMLDFLDGQFDVLVSTTIIESGVDIPNVNTLLIHDADRLGLSQLYQLRGRVGRSNRIAYAYFMYQRNKVLREDAEKRLQAIKEFTQLGSGFKIAMRDLAIRGAGNLLGSEQHGFIASVGLDLYTKMLKDAIRELKGEQEEEPFQPEIDLKIDAYLPSTYIEDNRQKIEMYKRIASITNMEALQDLIDEMVDRYGEPPLAVQNLLTVAKIRVYCYCNHIPQIQEDEQRIKVTLQPVRGKQLNGARLLEHMMKVESRRLAISSGEQIHVFVKKQGLSEQEKITILDRFLDGLNQVFEEDKTA